The window GAGTGAATGGCGCCAATGCCCTGACCAAGATCATGGCCTTCCTCCTTCTCTGCATCGGTGTGCAACTCATCATTGACGGCGTCAGGCCTGTGCTCGGCCTCCACTGATGTCTGTACCGACCTTAGGACCCGAGACCTGGCTGCTGGCGGCGATGGCCGCACTGTGTATCGGGCTGGCCAAGGGTGGATTCGGCGGCCTCGGCATGGTCGCAGTCCTCCTCATGGCCCAGGTGCTGCCCGCCCGTGAGTCGACCGGGGCGATCCTGCCCATGCTCATCACGGCCGATATTTTTGCTGTAAAGGCCTACCATCAGCATGCTGATCGGAAACTGGTCTTGCGCCTGCTCTGGCCCGCCCTGGCGGGCATCGTCTGCGGTTGGCTCCTGATGCCCCATATTCCCGCACATGTCTTCGGTCGCGTCATTGGCTGGCTCACGCTGGGCCTCATCGTGCTGGTGTTGCTCCAAAAGTACGGAGGTAACATGCTGAAATTTGCCGCCGAGCACCCAGGGGTCGCCTGGCCTTTTGGCTGGCTGGCCGGCATCACGACGATGCTCGCAAATGCTGCGGGTCCTGTGATGACGATCTACCTGCTCGCGTGCAAGCTGCCCAAGATGGAATTCGTCGGCACCGCCGCATGGTTTTTCCTCACCGTCAATCTCGTGAAGGTTCCTTTCAGCACCTCGCTGGGCCTGATCAATGGGAGCAGTCTTACCCTCAACCTGATCCTCGCTCCCCTCGTCATCGGCGGCGTCTTTGCAGGCCGCTGGCTGATTAGAAAGGTGAATCAGCAGGTCTTCGAGTGGCTGATGATCCTCTTTTCCCTGGCGGGAGCCATCCGTCTGATCCTGAAGTAAGGAACTCGCTCGGAACGAGCGTGAACTATTCGCCTTCCAGGCTCAGGCGTTTTGCCCGCTCCTTCTCATATCTGATCCGCTCGCGACGATCGAGGTACCAGGCGATCCAGATGCAGCCCTCATAGAGGAGATACATCGGCCCGCCCATGAGGATGAGGGTAAAGATATCCGACGTGGGCGTGATGACGGCGGCAAAGAAAAAGATGATGATGACCGCAAAGGCGCGGGTGCGGTTCAGGATGCGGTAATCCAGGATGCCCAGCTTGACCAGCAGCAGTACCGCCAGCGGCAGTTCGAACGCGAGGCCGAAGGAAATCACAAACTGCGACACAAAGGAAAAATACTCCCTCACGCTCCACTGCGGCTGCCAGTGCAGATCCTTGGAGTAGTTGAAGAAGTAGTTCAGCGTCGGAGGCAATACCGCCCAGTAGGCAAATGCCACGCCCAGGAGGAAGAGGCCCAGGGCCGCCCCCGCAGCGGGATACAGCATGCGACGCTCGGTCGCTGTCAGCGCCGGGACGATGAACTCCGCCAGGAAAAGCACGAGAAAGGGAAACGACAGGATGAGTCCCGCGTAAAAAGACAGCTCGATGGCGATGGAAAGCGGATCGCTGACGCCCAGATTGACCAGCGACCGCGTGGGGTCCACGGAAAGAAGCGGGTGCATGATGACCGCGATCAACTGCTCCTGGAAAACAAATGAGCCTCCCATCATCAGGACCAGCACGACGATCATCTTGATGAGCATTCGCCGCAGATCCTCGAGATGCTCGAGGAACGGCTTCGGCTCGTCGTTGATCTCGCGAAAGTCGAAAAACTTGCGCCAGTTCATGCCAGCAGGCCGCGAGCCGTCAGCCGGGCAAAGACAGACAGGGTATTCGCATCAAAAATCTCTCCAGTCGCCACCATCTGCCTCAACTCATCCGCCGAAAAAGCGCGAACTTCAAGGATCGCTTCGAGTTCATCCGGCGATGCCCCCTTTTCATGCGGCACCACCTCTGTGGCCAGGAAGAGAAAACCGCGTTCATCGGTGAAGCCCGCCGACGAGTAAAAAAAGTCCAGCGGGATGAGTTCCCCCGTGCAATGCAGGCCCGTTTCCTCGATCAACTCCCGGAATGCCGTATCGCGGATCGATTGTTCGGTGATCTCTCCTTCCACCTGCCCGGCGGGAAATTCCCACATGGCACGCTGGATGGGTATCCGTTCCTGCCGGATTAATATATAGCGTCCATCGGGAG of the Terrimicrobium sacchariphilum genome contains:
- the tatC gene encoding twin-arginine translocase subunit TatC, which encodes MNWRKFFDFREINDEPKPFLEHLEDLRRMLIKMIVVLVLMMGGSFVFQEQLIAVIMHPLLSVDPTRSLVNLGVSDPLSIAIELSFYAGLILSFPFLVLFLAEFIVPALTATERRMLYPAAGAALGLFLLGVAFAYWAVLPPTLNYFFNYSKDLHWQPQWSVREYFSFVSQFVISFGLAFELPLAVLLLVKLGILDYRILNRTRAFAVIIIFFFAAVITPTSDIFTLILMGGPMYLLYEGCIWIAWYLDRRERIRYEKERAKRLSLEGE
- a CDS encoding sulfite exporter TauE/SafE family protein, which gives rise to MSVPTLGPETWLLAAMAALCIGLAKGGFGGLGMVAVLLMAQVLPARESTGAILPMLITADIFAVKAYHQHADRKLVLRLLWPALAGIVCGWLLMPHIPAHVFGRVIGWLTLGLIVLVLLQKYGGNMLKFAAEHPGVAWPFGWLAGITTMLANAAGPVMTIYLLACKLPKMEFVGTAAWFFLTVNLVKVPFSTSLGLINGSSLTLNLILAPLVIGGVFAGRWLIRKVNQQVFEWLMILFSLAGAIRLILK
- a CDS encoding NUDIX hydrolase → MSDSGWKTLKRERICLSPYVPVWQEIVATPSRPEGIEWTVARRPTAAVVAPRTPDGRYILIRQERIPIQRAMWEFPAGQVEGEITEQSIRDTAFRELIEETGLHCTGELIPLDFFYSSAGFTDERGFLFLATEVVPHEKGASPDELEAILEVRAFSADELRQMVATGEIFDANTLSVFARLTARGLLA